DNA from Asticcacaulis sp. ZE23SCel15:
TAAGGCCGCCGCGGCGCCTGCAGATACGATTGCCGGTGACCGCACCACGACGGCAACCATGGCGGTGGGGCAGACCCTGACGGGGCTTGCCAATACATCAACCGACAGCGACTGGTATGCCATCCAGTTGACGGCGGGCGTAAGCTACATCTTTACGCTAAGCGGTACGGACGGTGCTGACTATGGCGGCATGGATTTCGGCGGGCTCAATATATTGACCGGGCCTGGTGCCTATATGGCTTCGGGCAGTTATGCCCCTGAGTATGCCACGACGGTCTATTCGCCGGTGGCCAATCTGACGACCGTCACCTTTACGCCGACAACGACTGACACCTATTATATCATGGCGACGGCAGCGGGCGGTCAGTATAATCCGGTCGATCGCTATGCTGGTGGTTATACCCTTACGGCCAATGTGCTGCCCGCCGATATTGACGCGCAGGGGGCCGTGACGCTTACAGCGGGTCAGTCGGTCTCAAGCCGTTTTGAAACCACGACGGATGTTGACACTTTCAGTGTAAGCTTGGTCGCCGGACAGACCTATAGCTTTTACATACTGCCGACGGGAAATGATCCGGTCAGCAGCAGTGAACTGCTCATCTACCCGCCGTCCGGCACGCGCCTGTCCTCCAGCGGCGATCTTTATAATGATAATCTGGCTGAAATTACCTTTCAGGCGACACAGACCGGCGTTTATCAGGTGGCCACAAAAGGCTGGGGCGGCAGCTATACGCTCCATTCCGCTCAACTCACCAACTTGCCCGCCAATACAACCACGCCTCAGGCCATTGCCGTCGGGGGCGACGATTATTACGGTTATCTGTCGTCGTCGACTGACCATGACTGGGTGGCCGTCGATCTGGTAGCTGGCCAATCCTATATTTTTAACATGGATGCGGTATCGCGCTTCATTGACCCGCAATTAAGTCTGGTTAACGCTGCGGGGGTAGTGCTGGCGACGAATAATGATGTCCGCGATTATGTCAAAGACGCGCAGATCGTCTACACAGCCACGCAAACCGGCAGATATTATCTTGATGCCGGTGCCTTCAGTAATTCGGGCGGGACGTACCTGCTCAGTGCGGCGCGGACGAGCGATGGCGCGGGCCAGACCACTCAAACTGCCGCAGGCATGTCCATCGGGCAAATGGTAACGGCGGCTCTGGATCATGTCGGCGATCAGGACTGGTACGCGGTGACGCTGGCTGAAGGGGCGACCTACAGTTTTGACCTCTATACCACCGGCCCCGATGCCATCAATTATCCCCGGCTTATTATGAAGTCAGCAGATGGTACGATTGTGGGCGGGGGAAGCGCTTCTGCTGCCGAGATACATACGCGCTTCACGGCTACGGCTGGCGGCACCTATTACATCAGCGTCGAGTCAAACGCTGACGCGTCAACGGGCGGATACAGGCTTTTGTCTGCGATGATCGATGACATTGCCAGTAATAATACGACCCGTGGGGTCATTGGTGTTGGCCAGACGATCAACGGCACCATAGACTTCGCGTCCGATTATAACATTAGTAATGTCGCGGACAGTGACTGGTATGGGATCGATCTGGTCGCTGGTCAAAGCTATATCTTTAAGCTGGATAAGGCCGCCAGCGGGCTGGCTCTGGACCCGTTTCTGACCTTATACGACAGCGAAGGCAACTACCTGTCCTCTAACGATAATGGTGCCCCGACCTATTATTATGAGGCCGGCGGCAATGCGTTCCTGCAGTTTATCGCCAGCGCCACTGACACCTATTATCTGGCGGCGCGCGGGGCGGGCTCGCAAATGACCGGTGGTTATACGCTGAGTGCGCAGACCACGAATGATATTTTCAATTCCACACAAACCCATACCGCTCTGACGATCGGGGGTAGTCTGGAAAGCACGCTTGATACCGCGACAGACCGCGATTGGGTGCGCTTGAACCTGGCGGAAGGTCAGAGCTATGTGTTTAGTGCCGATCCGCAGGCCGGTTCCGGCCTTACGGATCTCAGGCTTGAACTCTATGACGGCTCCGGCAATATCATAAGAACGGTCATTCTCGGCCCGACCGAAGATGGCGCCGCCATGCGCTATACGGCCTCGCATTTTGGCACCTATCCGGGCACGTTTTATCTGGCCGTATCGAGCCATAGCGGCGATACCGGCGGATATAATCTTCGCGCCATGGCCGCAGCGCCCCAAAACCCGCTCGATACCATCGATGGCGACACTCAGGTCGCGGGTACGCAAGTTAAGGTCTATTTCGCCGGAGCCAATGAAAGCTTTAGTGGCGAAGCTGGCAATGTACCCTGGCGCGGCTCCGATATCGACGGGTTCATGGCGGCGGCCGGGACCTGGTCGAACTATGCCAATATAGGCTTTACGCGGGTTCTTAACGCGCAGGATGCTGATCTTGTGGTGATGCTGGACTCAAGCCCCGGTGAAGCCACGCGGATCGAAGGTGTGGGCAGCGCACCCGATGTCGTGGTGATGAATTCGGCAAGTCTGGCCTATGGGGTGCAGGCCGGAACATCCGCCTACTGGGCGTTCCTGCAAGCGTCGGGTCTGGCGCTGGGGCTGAAACAAACCTATGTCTGGACGCCGACTTCGGAGGCCATGGAAGGTGTACCGGGGGCGGGCGCTTATTCGGGGACTGCGGGCCTGAACAACCCGGCCTACACGGTCATGAGCTATTACCAGCAACTTGCCGGGACAAGTTCAGCCGCACCGGTAACGCCCATGGCGCTGGATATTGCGCTGCTCCAGCAAAAATATGGGTCGGTGGCCCATAATGCCACGGACACCACCTACACGATTGAAGCCTTACTCTCAGGTTCGGCTACCTATGTAGGCATATGGGATACCGGCGGCATCGATACCATCAGCTATTCAGGCGTGGGACCGATCACGATCGATCTGCGTCCGGCCAGCCTGACCAATACCGCCGGAGGCGGCGGATATATTTCAGGCCCTTACAATGGGTACTCGGCGCTCGTAGGCTACACTATCGCTAACGGGACGGTGATTGAAAACGCCACCGGCGGCGTGTCGGGTGATACCCTGACCGGCAATGACGCCAACAATATTCTGACTGGCAATGCCGGCGATGATACCTTACAGGGCGGCAAGGGCGATGACACCCTCTCCGGCGGAGACGGTGCCGATACGGTTTCCTACTCTGACTCGGCTGTGGGCGTAACCGTCGACCTGTCTCTGACCACGGCGCAAAACACCGGCAATGGCACTGACACGCTCAGCAGCATTGAGCGATTTGTTGGCTCGTCACATAATGATGTCGTGCGCCTGAATGGGGTGAACAACCTGGCCAATGGCGGGGCTGGCAATGATACTCTGGTGTTGACGGGCAACTATGCCGATTACGCCATTACCGAACAGTACAGCGCCTATGGGCGTGCGTTCACTTTAGTCAGTTCCACCGGTGGCACGGACTACATTGATGCCTTTGAGGTGTTCCAGTTTGCGGATCGCACCCTGACGGCCGCCCAGCTTATAAACACCAAGCCTCAGCTTCAGGGCGATTTCGGCGCGATCATGCTCGAAAATACCGGCTATGTCCTGACGACCGAGGATATCCGCTTTGTTGACGAAGACAGCGCCTATCTGACCTATACCGTCACCAGCCTGACGCATGGTGCCGTCTATGTAAATGGTGTGGCCAGCAGTAATTTCACCAGCGATCAACTGGCCGCCGGGCTAGTCAGCTTCAGGCATGATGGACATACCGATCCCACCGCCTATTTCAGCTTTACGGCCTTTGACGGCATAACCTATGCCAACTCCTATCCCGGCTCGATGAACTTTGTGGTCATCCATGCGCCGGGCGTGGTTTTCAATGGCACGGCGGGCGATGATTACATTGTGACATCCGGCGCCAAGGATTTCATAAATGGCGGCGCTGGCAACGATATAATTGATGGCCGCGACGGTGCGGATACGATTTACGGTGGTGCCGGGAACGACCTGATCTATCTTTATTTTGACAATGTCGGCTTTGATGGTGGAGACGGCATTGATACCATTACCTATGAGCGCATGACCCGTGCGGTCTATACCTATAGTCTGGGGCCCAACAATGAAAACGTGATTGGTACACGTTTTGATGACACGCTGGTGGGCAGCTTTGCTGACAATGTTATTGATGGCGGTCAGGGTGCCGATAACATGACCGGCGGATATGGCAGTGACACCTATATCGTCGATAATGGGGGCGACGTCATTGTCGAAAATGATGAAAATGGCGACGACACGGTCAATGCCTATGTCAGCTACCGCCTGTCCGAAAATATTGAAATCCTCAATCTGATCGGCAGTCAGGCTGTGGTAGGGATTGGCAATCGCAGCCATAATATCATCACCGGCAATGCCGCAGATAATGAACTCAATGGTCTCTCTGGCAATGACCAGCTCTATGGGGGCGATGGCCGGGACAAGCTTTATGGGGGTCAGGGCAATGATCTGCTGATTGGCGGCCACGGCGACGACACGCTTTATGGAGAGACCGGCCGCGATACGCTATTTGGGGAGGTCGGCAACGACACCCTGATTGGGGGCGCGGGCGATGACATTCTGCTGGGGCAGGACGGTAACGACACCCTGTTTGGTGAGTCCGGGCATGATACGCTGGTGGGCGGCAACGGGGATGATCTGCTTTACGGGCAGGAAGGTTTTGACACGCTTACGGGTGATGACGGCACGGACCGGCTTTTTGGCGGGGCGGATGATGATCGCCTGATTGGCGGGTTCGGTGATGACCAGCTTTATGGCGAAGACGGCCATGACACCTTGTTTGGGGAGTTTGGCAACGATACCCTGATCGGCGGGCTGGGTGATGATATCTTGCTGGGTCAGGACGGTGCCGATGTGCTGTTCGGGGAGTTGGGCAACGACACCCTGGTCGGCGGCAGTGGCAACGATCTACAGTACGGTCAGGCGGGCTTTGATACCTTGAGCGGTGAAGACGGCGACGACGGTCTTTACGGCGGTGCTGACGATGATCGCCTGATCGGTGGCCATGGTCGCGACAGCCTGTACGGCGAAGATGGCCACGATGCCCTGTTTGGTGAATTTGGCGACGATACCCTAAGTGGTGGGGCGGGTAATGATGCGCTTTATGGTCAGGCAGGGGTTGATACCCTGCTGGGCGGTGACGGCAATGATTTCCTGTCGGGCGGCGCTGAGGGCGACTGGCTGACCGGTGGGGCTGGGGCGGATATGTTCCAGTTCAACTCGCCGTTGATGCCGGCTGATTTCATCACCGATTTCAACCGGGCCGAAGGCGACCGTTTTGTCATCAATGGTTCAAGCTTTAGCGCGCCGGCGGGTTTCCAGTTGACCCAGGGTGTGGGCTTCCTGTCGGGGGCGGGCGTTATGCCGGTGGCCGCGACTGCGAGCTTTTACTTCGATACCCAGACGCGGGCATTATGGTTTGATTCCGATGGAACCGGTGCGGGCAATGCGCATGTGATTGCCTTCTTGCTCAATACCCCAACGCTTGCGGCCTCGGATTTCCTGATCGTA
Protein-coding regions in this window:
- a CDS encoding pre-peptidase C-terminal domain-containing protein, whose translation is MAFIDINGTDVAGDQSTTVSVGVGGSVQGNVATTSDSDWYKIDLVAGQSYFFSLDSAEASGLADAYLKLYGPFNSLVAGNNDAGAGNNAFISFTATMSGSYYLAASGYAGTTGSYVLKAAAAPADTIAGDRTTTATMAVGQTLTGLANTSTDSDWYAIQLTAGVSYIFTLSGTDGADYGGMDFGGLNILTGPGAYMASGSYAPEYATTVYSPVANLTTVTFTPTTTDTYYIMATAAGGQYNPVDRYAGGYTLTANVLPADIDAQGAVTLTAGQSVSSRFETTTDVDTFSVSLVAGQTYSFYILPTGNDPVSSSELLIYPPSGTRLSSSGDLYNDNLAEITFQATQTGVYQVATKGWGGSYTLHSAQLTNLPANTTTPQAIAVGGDDYYGYLSSSTDHDWVAVDLVAGQSYIFNMDAVSRFIDPQLSLVNAAGVVLATNNDVRDYVKDAQIVYTATQTGRYYLDAGAFSNSGGTYLLSAARTSDGAGQTTQTAAGMSIGQMVTAALDHVGDQDWYAVTLAEGATYSFDLYTTGPDAINYPRLIMKSADGTIVGGGSASAAEIHTRFTATAGGTYYISVESNADASTGGYRLLSAMIDDIASNNTTRGVIGVGQTINGTIDFASDYNISNVADSDWYGIDLVAGQSYIFKLDKAASGLALDPFLTLYDSEGNYLSSNDNGAPTYYYEAGGNAFLQFIASATDTYYLAARGAGSQMTGGYTLSAQTTNDIFNSTQTHTALTIGGSLESTLDTATDRDWVRLNLAEGQSYVFSADPQAGSGLTDLRLELYDGSGNIIRTVILGPTEDGAAMRYTASHFGTYPGTFYLAVSSHSGDTGGYNLRAMAAAPQNPLDTIDGDTQVAGTQVKVYFAGANESFSGEAGNVPWRGSDIDGFMAAAGTWSNYANIGFTRVLNAQDADLVVMLDSSPGEATRIEGVGSAPDVVVMNSASLAYGVQAGTSAYWAFLQASGLALGLKQTYVWTPTSEAMEGVPGAGAYSGTAGLNNPAYTVMSYYQQLAGTSSAAPVTPMALDIALLQQKYGSVAHNATDTTYTIEALLSGSATYVGIWDTGGIDTISYSGVGPITIDLRPASLTNTAGGGGYISGPYNGYSALVGYTIANGTVIENATGGVSGDTLTGNDANNILTGNAGDDTLQGGKGDDTLSGGDGADTVSYSDSAVGVTVDLSLTTAQNTGNGTDTLSSIERFVGSSHNDVVRLNGVNNLANGGAGNDTLVLTGNYADYAITEQYSAYGRAFTLVSSTGGTDYIDAFEVFQFADRTLTAAQLINTKPQLQGDFGAIMLENTGYVLTTEDIRFVDEDSAYLTYTVTSLTHGAVYVNGVASSNFTSDQLAAGLVSFRHDGHTDPTAYFSFTAFDGITYANSYPGSMNFVVIHAPGVVFNGTAGDDYIVTSGAKDFINGGAGNDIIDGRDGADTIYGGAGNDLIYLYFDNVGFDGGDGIDTITYERMTRAVYTYSLGPNNENVIGTRFDDTLVGSFADNVIDGGQGADNMTGGYGSDTYIVDNGGDVIVENDENGDDTVNAYVSYRLSENIEILNLIGSQAVVGIGNRSHNIITGNAADNELNGLSGNDQLYGGDGRDKLYGGQGNDLLIGGHGDDTLYGETGRDTLFGEVGNDTLIGGAGDDILLGQDGNDTLFGESGHDTLVGGNGDDLLYGQEGFDTLTGDDGTDRLFGGADDDRLIGGFGDDQLYGEDGHDTLFGEFGNDTLIGGLGDDILLGQDGADVLFGELGNDTLVGGSGNDLQYGQAGFDTLSGEDGDDGLYGGADDDRLIGGHGRDSLYGEDGHDALFGEFGDDTLSGGAGNDALYGQAGVDTLLGGDGNDFLSGGAEGDWLTGGAGADMFQFNSPLMPADFITDFNRAEGDRFVINGSSFSAPAGFQLTQGVGFLSGAGVMPVAATASFYFDTQTRALWFDSDGTGAGNAHVIAFLLNTPTLAASDFLIV